One segment of Thermococcus sp. AM4 DNA contains the following:
- a CDS encoding adenosylcobinamide amidohydrolase → MHFPRPMLALSNAPHRGGLARANGFFFMKVPKNYSGDYRKDCLAFERENGLKNFVGFMTAADIGKVLSISRSGSVTAYVTAGITNPAIAGEEPPPWEPGTINIVLVIDEGLTVGAMANAIMTATEAKTYTLLSLGYNATGTTSDGIGIFAFKGEKEWAGTATELGISIGKAVRDALAESLRKWEIARVNGS, encoded by the coding sequence ATGCACTTCCCCAGGCCGATGCTCGCCCTCAGCAACGCCCCTCACAGGGGTGGACTGGCAAGGGCCAACGGCTTCTTCTTTATGAAGGTTCCCAAGAACTACTCGGGTGATTACAGGAAGGACTGCCTCGCCTTCGAGCGGGAAAACGGCCTGAAGAACTTCGTGGGCTTCATGACCGCCGCGGACATTGGCAAAGTTCTGTCGATTTCGAGGAGCGGGAGCGTTACTGCCTACGTTACTGCCGGAATCACAAATCCGGCCATAGCCGGAGAAGAGCCACCTCCCTGGGAACCGGGAACGATAAACATCGTCCTCGTCATCGATGAGGGCCTTACCGTCGGCGCGATGGCCAACGCGATAATGACCGCAACCGAAGCGAAGACCTACACCCTCCTGAGCCTCGGCTACAACGCGACCGGGACTACGAGCGATGGAATTGGGATCTTTGCCTTTAAGGGAGAAAAGGAGTGGGCCGGAACCGCGACGGAGCTCGGGATAAGCATAGGGAAGGCCGTGAGGGATGCCCTCGCCGAGAGCCTGAGAAAGTGGGAGATTGCCAGGGTTAATGGCAGTTAG
- a CDS encoding HVO_0476 family zinc finger protein: MEEYFICPECGSDDVEVIKERGRELTLRCNECGNVWHVTLPKLVRVPLIVSKHERSFKSEAELPEGEEIRVGDIVETEEDEVRITGIELEGGKRVNRAKVGEIVTLWGESLTYPKVIKVSVYMPKGITQSFRVKVLRNEEFAVGEVVEVGGYTFRIEKIKTERKMLHHGKAKADEIVALMGHHIPRARARRSLTLYRGYEEENKAEE, from the coding sequence ATGGAGGAGTACTTCATCTGTCCCGAGTGCGGTAGCGATGACGTTGAGGTCATCAAGGAGCGCGGAAGGGAGCTTACCCTTCGCTGTAATGAGTGCGGCAACGTCTGGCACGTGACGCTTCCGAAGCTCGTCAGGGTCCCGCTCATCGTCAGCAAGCACGAGAGGAGCTTCAAGAGCGAGGCGGAGCTTCCGGAGGGCGAGGAGATTAGGGTCGGCGACATCGTCGAGACCGAGGAGGACGAGGTAAGGATTACCGGGATTGAGCTCGAAGGCGGAAAGAGGGTGAACCGGGCGAAGGTCGGAGAGATAGTGACGCTCTGGGGCGAGAGCCTGACCTATCCGAAGGTCATCAAGGTGTCGGTCTACATGCCGAAGGGAATAACCCAGTCCTTCCGCGTGAAAGTGCTGAGGAACGAGGAGTTCGCGGTCGGAGAGGTCGTGGAGGTTGGGGGCTACACCTTCAGGATTGAGAAGATTAAGACCGAGCGCAAGATGCTCCACCACGGAAAGGCTAAAGCCGACGAGATAGTCGCCCTCATGGGCCACCACATTCCCCGCGCGAGGGCGAGGAGGAGCCTCACGCTATACCGGGGCTATGAGGAGGAGAATAAGGCTGAGGAGTGA
- a CDS encoding DUF1648 domain-containing protein, translating to MSEKAFEIFVSLLLLGSGLVTLAFRNRRNRMIGFRVGYTWHSDRVWRKVNTFTGLYSVAYSLLLLVLALHGFPLTPFILTMLVFVLSEVIIGTWMAKREYELEELSVEAPEKPPAKGEVERTGIRPYLLVQLGLLGFYLLLVALFWDRLPERVAVHFSASGEPNGYMDKFSGLIVFPVLGWLLPFSLTFLAKDPGFFARVSAGVTRRGWFEFNTIMSAGLVMVFIAVLLYNIGSISASSINYVLFGFLAMMGLGFYRLLTVRSDDGV from the coding sequence ATGAGCGAAAAGGCCTTCGAGATTTTTGTGTCGCTCCTCCTGCTTGGGTCGGGGCTGGTAACCCTCGCCTTCAGGAACAGGAGGAACAGGATGATAGGCTTCCGCGTCGGCTACACGTGGCACTCGGACAGGGTTTGGAGGAAGGTGAACACCTTTACCGGGCTCTACTCCGTCGCATACTCGCTTCTCCTGCTTGTTCTGGCCCTTCACGGCTTTCCCCTCACGCCGTTCATCCTGACGATGCTGGTCTTCGTGCTTTCCGAAGTTATAATCGGGACGTGGATGGCGAAAAGGGAGTACGAGCTTGAGGAACTCTCGGTAGAGGCCCCCGAGAAGCCGCCGGCAAAGGGGGAAGTGGAGAGAACAGGCATAAGGCCCTACCTCCTCGTCCAGCTCGGCCTTTTGGGGTTCTATCTCCTGCTGGTTGCCCTTTTTTGGGATAGGCTCCCTGAGCGGGTGGCGGTGCACTTCAGCGCGAGCGGAGAGCCGAACGGCTACATGGACAAATTCTCGGGGTTAATCGTGTTTCCAGTCCTCGGCTGGCTGCTTCCCTTCTCACTGACTTTCCTCGCCAAAGATCCGGGCTTCTTCGCGAGGGTAAGCGCGGGCGTAACCCGGAGGGGCTGGTTCGAGTTCAACACAATCATGAGCGCCGGCCTGGTGATGGTGTTCATCGCGGTGCTCCTCTACAACATCGGCTCCATTTCGGCGAGCTCGATAAACTACGTTCTCTTCGGCTTTCTGGCGATGATGGGCCTGGGCTTTTACAGGCTCCTCACGGTGAGGTCGGATGATGGGGTATGA
- a CDS encoding PadR family transcriptional regulator — MLGGREKALKKLRKDLRSGLYSYLVLSLLEREGELHGYAIRKKLGELSDGKLVPSEGALYDILKSLKRYKLVEDFWVEVSGRPRKYYRLTNLGKEVLLELNDEIRIIEITLERMEGSK, encoded by the coding sequence TTGCTCGGCGGCAGGGAAAAGGCGCTCAAAAAGCTCAGGAAGGACCTGCGTTCTGGACTGTACTCCTACCTAGTCCTCTCGCTCCTTGAGAGAGAGGGGGAGCTCCACGGCTACGCGATAAGGAAAAAGCTCGGAGAGCTGAGCGACGGAAAGCTTGTCCCGAGCGAAGGAGCTCTCTACGACATCCTGAAGAGCTTAAAAAGGTACAAGCTGGTGGAGGACTTCTGGGTCGAGGTGAGCGGAAGGCCGAGGAAGTACTACCGCCTCACGAACCTCGGGAAGGAAGTTCTGCTGGAGCTGAATGATGAAATAAGGATTATTGAGATCACCCTTGAGAGGATGGAGGGATCAAAATGA